The following proteins come from a genomic window of Triticum aestivum cultivar Chinese Spring chromosome 6A, IWGSC CS RefSeq v2.1, whole genome shotgun sequence:
- the LOC123127619 gene encoding uncharacterized protein: MSFCFIFRVELRYISFIEARVIPVDFAWRTRLFLLKLGVRLLCGKQGPGWEHMFIMKFFHCTSMLLRQHRPIHIQEICHQLPQGPASSTQDILCPKPYRIMPSLISAVGMTASNFSLQY; the protein is encoded by the exons ATGTCTTTTTGCTTCATATTCAGGGTCGAACTGCGCTATATTTCTTTCATTGAGGCGAGGGTGATTCCAGTAG ATTTTGCTTGGCGGACTCGCCTTTTTTTATTGAAGTTGGGTGTCCGTCTTCTCTGCGGCAAG CAAGGACCAGGCTGGGAACATATGTTTATAATGAAGTTCTTTCATTGCACATCTATGCTGTTGCGGCAACACAGGCCAATACACATTCAGGAAATATGTCACCAACTTCCCCAAGGTCCCGCATCGTCTACTCAG GATATTCTGTGCCCCAAGCCCTACAGAATAATGCCCAGTCTAATTTCAGCAGTGGGCATGACAGCCTCAAACTTCTCTCTTCAATATTGA